The DNA region AGGGACTCTGGTGAGTCCAGAAGGCAACGGTGTGCCAAGAAGCATAGGTGGGAAAGCAACTAGAGGAAAACTTGCATGAGAAAAAAGTGGATTTTGAGCAGCAAGAGAAATTGCATGAGTGAGGGAAAGAGCATGTGCTGTCTCAGCAAGGGGACATTGCTGGCGCTCGAATGGGTGAGggcagcccaggcagcagcaaagtCAAGTGGGAAATGTCATGCTTTCCAGAGCTCTGAATGAGGAGGTCTGGAAATGCCTGTCCTCAGAGTAGCGGGGGCTAAAATGCATTCTGGTTCTGATTTGGAGCTCAGCTAGTGGCTGAAGGGGGCTGGGTGCTAGCAGAAGACTCTCTGCAAGCTGTGAGAGCCAGGAGTGAGTCTCAGCTCACACAGATTTCCGTGTGCATCCTGGGCTCATCCTAAGCGCAGGCtggaatgacaccaagggcacCGTCTTCCCTCCCCACCTCAGCCCCACACCCAGCCTTCAGATGAAGCCTCTGGGCAATGGAGAATACCCCACTCTCTTCAGAAGTCACCCCACTACTTTTTTTAACACGATTTCTCTCATTTATCCTCACCCGAAGGATGAGGCTTTGTTACAGCTGTGGCTGCCTACTCAGCCATCACTTGCTGCCTGTGTAATATGCACAGACTGCAGAGGAGTCACCACTTGACCTATTCCCAGGTAAAATAGTTAGTTATTTTTCAACACAAACTGTTTTCCAGCCCTCAAATTCTTTTGACCCCACTCTCTAAGCGTTCTCCAACTTCCTACCGATTTCTAGGAAGTACAACCACTTGCATCTTACAGTGGTGAATTTCCCAGTTTCTCAGGGCCAAAGCGGTGTGTTTGCTGttgccccccccccacgccccccatACCTGCACAATCTTTTGTCCTCCCTTTTTACCCTTCCACCAAAGTTTGTGCCATCTGTGGATTTTGTCAGCACTGATTTTATAATTTTCTTCCACAATGCTAACGGAAACCTTAGAAAGGATCAGAGTAAATTTGTCCCCTGGCAGAGAAAGCTGGAATCTTCTCCTCCCACACCTTTTCTCCTAACTAATCACTCCATTGTTTTCCCTGCAGGTTGGCAAGCAGTGACACAGGATAAGGAAAGGCCTCTCCAGCAATGGCCACTAATGGCAGCTCCAAGCCTTTGATGTTCCTACTGACTGGTTTCCCTGGCCTGGAAAATAGTCACCCTTGGATTGCCATTTCTATAAGCCTGATGTATCTCGTTGCTATTTGTGGTAACTGCACTATCTTGGCCATCATTCAGGCAGAGGTGAGCCTGCACAAGCCCATGTACCTGTTCTTGGCTATGCTGGCTGTGACAGACCTGTGTCAGGTTGCCACCACCCTGCCAACCATGCTCCGCCTCTTCTGGTTCAACTCCCGAGCAGTCAGCTTTGATGCCTGTGCCACTCAGATGTTCTTCATCCACTCCCTGTCCGGCATGGAGTCTGTCATCCTGGTGGCAATGGCTtttgaccgctttgttgccatctccaaCCCACTCCGATACTCCCTGATTATGACTAATTCCAGGGTAGCCAAGATAGGGCTGGCGATGGTTTTCAGGGCTGTGCTCTTTACACTCCCAACCCCAATCCTCCTCCGGCTGCTGCGGTACTGCAGAGTCAACACTCTCTCCCACTCGTTCTGTGTGCACCAGGACATGATGAAGCTTGCCTGCTCGGACAGGAGAGTCAACATCATCTACGGCCTCTTTGCAGTCCTGGCCACATTTGGCATTGACTCCCTGCTCATTCTCCTTTCCTATGTCATCATCGTGAAGACAGTCTCCAACATTGCCTCTGGGGAGGAGCGCCTCCGGGCTCTGGACACCTGCGTCTCCCACCTCTGTGCTGTCCTCATCTTCTACATCCCCCTCATAGGGCTGACCATTGTGCACCGGTTTGGGGAGCATGCTTCCCCGCTGGTgcacatcctcatgggcttcatCTATGTCCTCATCCCCCCCATGCCGAATCCCATTGTGTACAGCATCAAAATAACCCAGATCCGGCAAAGGATCCTCaagaggctgcagagcagcccggCACTGTGCGCACGTTGACCTTCTGACcaaggaagagcagaaagaaggGGCCCTGCTCCGGGCCAAGcggtgggtgcaatttgtgttgtGACTTAACGAGCCATGAACGCTGGCAGCCGGCTTCTAGCCATCCTCGCTAGCTCTGTGACCCACGTGCCTGTGGGACTGCTGGCCTCCACCATACCCTGTGCACCATCTCCTCCAGAGATGTACCAGCAGAAAAATGTACAAGGGACATGCACGGCTATATAGCAGACTCATATTGCTATGGGCTTAGGACAAATGTTCTCCTGGGCGAACTGCCAGGCTGAGGAAGTGTGGTCAGTATACTTGTGTTATAAAGTCTCGTTCAGTGGGGACTTTCCTCTGCGCTGACAGCCTCGGTCTCCCCAGCTGCACTTTCAGCTCTGGATATTGGTACGAATAGGTATGGTATGGGTGCCTACATCTAAgaataaaacagcacaaaaagcaTCTCCCGTGTGGCTCTGGCTTTTTGCTTCTGTCCTCACCATCATCCACAGCATTCATTCTTTGCTCCAGATTATTAAGCAGAAAGGTTCATATCAAAATAAGAGAAGCTGAGCAGAAAGAGTTTCTCTTAAATTTCAGCTGCGCTGCGGGATGAAGGTGCAATTGCTGACTGCACCTAGGGAAAGGTTGCCTGTGTGAGCAATGTGACCCCTCTACCAAAGCCTGAGCTGCAGCTCTGTGCACTGCTCCCCCTTCCCGTCCAGCCCTTCACACACTGCCTGAAGTCCTCTTCTGTGGCAGCATTAGGGTTTTGCTCCAGGAAGGACTGTTCAGCTGGGCTGCAGATGGATTTGGACCCTGTGTGAGGTTGGCAGGGGTGCAAAGCCCAGAGGGTGTGGTGGTGTCGTGTGTGTTGCTGAAGGCCTCTCTCTCTGGGCTCCACAGGGCCCCAGTAGTTCTTTCTAAGTCTTTCAAAGCATTATGGGTATGCTAATCCAGGCACTGGTTTCAACATTGCACTCTGTAAGACCCAATAGGGCACAAGTATTCCTGTTTTTCATCTTCATCAAGACTGTACATTTGGCCTCGAGTTCATCTTGTTTAAATTAGAGAGAACAAAACCCTCCAAATAAATGGCACAGAACAAACGAGCCTTCACCCAATTCCTTCTCcaatagtcattaaaaaaaaatcaccagggaTGGTGAATCCAGTACAGCCTTAATGGAACTGTTGcaattttatatttataattGAAGCGTTGTCTTGTATCTAATTTGAATTTGTCTACCTTCAGACTTCCACCATTGCATCTTATTATATCTTGGGAGCTAGGCTGAAGAGGACTGAGCTAAAATCTTGTCTCTTGAGTTTGTGACTTCTGGTTTGTGATTTTTCAGACTTTCAAATTCACTTTGATAAACCCAGTAGACCGAGCTCCTTAGAGTTTTTCACAATAAGGCATCTTTTTCACGATTTTAATCATTCTCACAGCTCTCCAATGtgtcagagaaagagaaaagaagtgtaTGGGAAAGACAAGATACGGAAAGAATACTAGCAGCTTCACTTTCTAACGTCTTTGGAAAGGTTAATAAATAAACATGCCGAAAGCATTTTTTATGCAAGTAGAGCTTTTGAAATATCTGTTCACAAAGTAATTGCATAGTTTTGTCTCTTGGAATCGGACTAGAGCTGTTTGAAATTTCATATACAAGTCTGAGGCATTATTCTGTGCGGTATTTGCTAAAAACTCATGGGCAAGCAAAACTACTGACTTAAGTTCTGGCCAAAAGGGGTGCTGAGGTGCAGCAAAGGGAACTTGTTCGTTGTGCACAATGACACGTGCCATCGATAAATATCAGTCCTCCAAGGTTGCCTGAGGAATTCATGCACCGGCGATGTTGCCCACCAGTCAAAGCAGCTCTCCTTACTGACTTGTAACAGACAGGTACTTGTACAACCACTACGTGGCCGGAGGAGGTAGGCTCCTGTTTGGATTTACACCCTAATAAGTGCCTTGCTGGCATGGACTGGTTCGGATTTGTTCTATAAACCTAGAGGAAGTCTACCAGAACCAAGGTATCTGGAAAGATATTCTTCAGGTCAGCTTCTAGCCCCTGGAGAGCCAGAACCTTCACCTTTTCTTGACAGATCATCAAGAGGGAATGATAGAACTGGGTACCGCAAGTTTAGAGaagattttacaaaaaaagaaaagaaaaccctatTTGTAATGCATAGCCATGCTGCAGAAGCAACAATCAATATTCACCCACCCAGGAGGCACTGGAACACATGGGTAAATAAGGTTAAGGCAGGATGAAGACGTGCAATAAACACCTTGTTTTCATTGTGCATTTGTAATGAACATATGTACAGAAAAGGAACTATTTTTGTAAAGGTTCTGCAGACCTTCCTGCTTTTGCACATAACCCCCAGAGTTGAGCAGGGACTCCTCTCCCTGAGGGGAttgttttttgttatattttattgTGGGATCTTTAGCAAACTCCCCGAACAGTCACTAGCATCAGGTGTTTCAGAAACAAAGGGATCTCAGGCCGGGGTTCATTCCAGATCTTTTATTGACAGCATAAGCCCAAGATTTTGCTTTTGCCTACTTCCTTTCCCTTGAGCCCTCTGGAATGCCTCAATTCAAATTGGCAGTGGGATAGCACAACTAAATGTCATCTCATCTCTTGTGATCCTTTGCAGGAAGCACACTTTGAGGGGTTCAGCTCCATCCCATGTGCCATGTTCGTGTTCAATGACACACAGATGAAGCCCACAGTATTCCTGCTCACAGGTATCCCTGGCCAGGAGGCCATGAACCTCTGCATCTCCCTCCTGTTCTTCTCCATGTATGTTATTTCCATGCTGGGCAACTCTGTCATCCTGTTTATTATAAAAACAGATCTGAGTCTCCATGAGCCCATGTACATCTTTCTTTCCATGCTGGCTCTCACAGACCTTTGCTTATCCATCTCCACCATGCCTACTATCCTGGGTATATTCTGGTTTGACTCTAGAGAGATCAGCATCGATGCCTGCTTCGTCCAGCTGTTCTTCATCCACTCGCTTTCTTTCATTGAATCCTCTGTGCTTTTGTCAATGGCCTTTGACCGCTACATCGCCATCTGTAACCCATCTGCGGTATGCATCTATCTTAACTACCCCTAGAACAGTAAGACTGGGACTAGCATTCATGGTGCGAGGTGTGGCTCTAATATTTCCACTCCCCTTCCTCCTGAAAAGGTTTCAGTATTGCCGGCACAATGTCCTCTCCCATTCCTACTGCCTGCACCAGGAGGTCATGAAGCTGGCCTGTTCCGATATCACAGTCAACAGCATCTACGGCTTCTTTGTCATCATCTCTACCGTTGGTGTGGACTCGCTTCTCATCCTGTTATCGTACATAATGATCCTCAGAGCTGTGCTGAGCATTGCCTCCCAGGAGGAGCGTTTCAAGGCCCTCAACACCTGTGTGTCCCATGTCTGTGTCGTTTTGCTGTTCTACACGCCCATGATCGGCTTGTCCGTAATACACCGATTTGGGGGCAGCTCTTCTCCCCTGGTGCAGATTCTCATGGGTTACGTCTACCTGTTGCTCCCACCCCTGATGAACCCCATCGTCTACAGTGTGAAAACCAAGCAGATACGAGCCCGCATTGCCAGGGTATTCTTCAGGTGACAAGGTCCTAtccccgctctgccccacccctGTCCCTAGTGCGGCTGGGAAATACCAGTTGGTTTAATTCCAAGACAAGACAGCTTGTAAGGGTAACTTTGTGTGGGCTCACTCAGATCTCACAGCACATCTCTACATGCAATAaagagaaaggctgaagaagtttttttcctttctccatgcaATCATGCACATGCTGAAAGTGACAGCAGGAACAGTCTTCTCAAGTTTTGTCTGGTATTCGTTGTGCTGGCTGAGCAAAAGACCTGCACCAGGTGTGCCCAGTGCCTGGGTATCCAGCTGTTTTCACACACCTTCCCCACACTCTGCATCTGGTGCTTGGGGGTGAGGTGTGTGACAGGCATGCTGGAAGCACAAAACACGCACTTGTCTGTTGGACTGGTGCAGGCATGACTGCACACTGCCAGGGGGTCTTCCTGCAGAACTGCTACCCTACATGAGAGACAGAGGAGGGAGCTTGGGGGCAGGAAGTAGGTGCTGACATTTAGGAGTCCCAGCAGGACGCTGACACTCTGCACCTGTCTTTGCAGCACTTGTAGCACCCCACGCTTACAGACTGGGAGGATCCACCTCCAGTCCTTGGAGGATCAGGCCCAGCTGTTGAGCTGGGGACCTCTGCCCCAGCCAGGTGTTGGATGATTGCTTAAGAAAAGCTGCCAAACAGTTGAATTGAGAGTAGCTCCAAGCTGCTCTGAAACTCCTGCAGCTAATGAGGCCCTGGCCAGGATGGCCAGAGGTGCTACCagctctccagctccctctcatcCTCCTAGTGGCTGCCTCATGAGACTGCGGTTAAATTCCTTGCCTGGTCAGCCCACCTTTGGCAAGTCAACCACTTGTTTAAAGCCAGTACAGGCTGGATATCTACCTGCACTTCCATGCCCCCACCTCAGCCCTCACCTTAGCTTGGGTACTTGCAGTCCCCTCAGCAGTGCGTGCCCAGAGCTACAAGAGAAGCTACAAATGTAAGAGGAAGACcttaaaagagggaaagagagtgaTCTGCATGCACCATCCCCTCTGATGCTGGGGTACGCTTGATGTGAGGTGACCAGGAGGTTTTGTGGGAAGACTCCAGTGTTgacacatggcagcacaagccCTGGAGGCAGATACCTTTGCACTTGCCACAAGTACTGTCCTAGGGAGCTGAAGCCCCTCTGGGGCCTCCCCACCCTCAGAGGTCCGTTCACTTGGTGGCTTTCCAGGCTTGTGCTCTCACCACCTGCCTAGCTGGTGGGCATGTCTACCCTTCTCGTGGTACTACCCCAATGCACAgacagagagggctgggggaaaggaggggagaaaaacaggacTCTGTAGCCCAGCCATGGGAGTAAGCCTTGCTCCAAGACTGTTTATGCATTTTGATGAATGACTCTTTAATGCAGCTTGTTTCACTGACTCCGGAGGGTGGAAATCACACCTCCTCCTGCCCAGGAGGCCATGGAAACCCTGTCTCCCATCAGCAGGAAGTGCTCTAAGCACCTTGCCGTGGTTTGCCAGGTTTAACCTACTggagagagtgacagcagcacATACCACGTACTGGACCCAGtcttgacccctgggggacaccactagcgaCCGGCCTCCAGCTGCGCTTGGTACTGCCCATCACAGctctttgagcccagcagttcagctagTTTTCACTCCTCTGCCTCAAGAGGCCTGTGCAAGAGGTGACTATTTTGGTGTGCTGGGTGGCTGGCATGGTGAGGAGATTGAGAATTGTGTCACAGTGTAGAGCTGTGCATGCAGGAGGCCACGTTTAAATGAAGATGCACAGGCAAAATTATCAGGAGCAGCTGAGTTATTTCAGCACAGTGCTGTGCCCCAAGTGACAGGTAAGGGTGTGCCATAACACAGGGCAGCCTGAAGTTTGTCTAGTCTCTGCAGCACCGGAATTGGCCCGGACACCTTTCTCTTCCTACTGTTCTGTCTGTGAGGTGCAGGTCTATCAGCAGCTTGGGAAGCTGTTTTTTCCAGAATTCTGGAAAGTCTCCAGAATTTCCTCCATTGTCAATGGTGCTCCCACAGAGGGACGGGGAAGCACAGTGAAGTGGCTCGATGCACGTGCTGCAATGCTGGGTGCAGAGCATGGTGCTCAGCCCGCCAAAGAGCTGAGCAGCCCTTTGATGCATGGCGCTAGGCTCCTGGAGACACGTCTGGAGGCAGAGCCCATTTCCAAATGTTCAGCCTCATGCCCAGGGCTAGCTCCCACCACGGGCTGTACCCACAGTGTCCCAGGTGCTGTACAGATGCAAAAGAAGAGCTCACAGTCAAAATCAGCTCTTCTCCTATGGTGCTCCCAGCATATCCCCCTCACGTGCACCCTGAATTTACTGTTCGTAAAGCAGGGCCTTCAGCAGGACTGTGCGATGAAAAAAGCTGTTCCAAGACAGTGGTTTGTGactatatttttccttctgaggtTTGCTTATTTGTGGCAGAGCATGGCTTGTGTACTAGCTGTAGAACACAGGGATGGGAGACATCTGAATTGACAAGCTCTACTatgaacacaaaaatgcagaatttaACCTCAGCAGGAAGATGCTCGCTTTGGACTTGGCAAGGCCATTTTTGACTCTTACCTTCAAAATGCCCTGGAAACTAAAAATGCAGACCTTACCCTTTCCTGAGATGTCTGTTCCGTGTAAGATAACATGACTCCTTGTGATGAGACAAAGGCATTTCCCACCACCGCCTTCCTCCACGAACACTACCTGTTTATGTCTGTGACAGACAAGATCAGGAAGCCTTCAGGAGTGCAGATGCTTTTGGTCATGGCAACTGTTCAGGGCCTAGCATGACGGGGTATGAGTCTGTGAATACTGTTGCAAGTGGTAATAGTGCAAGTGGTTCAAGGGGAATTTGAAAGATAGGAGTCTCTTTTCTTTACTACTAGAGTCAGCGCAAATATTTCCCCTGGCTTCAGTGAGGTAGGGCTGAGTCTCAGCCAGACAGGGTCTGAATCCAGGAAATCAAAGCAGAACATACTGTTCCTTCTCCGTGCTTCATTCTTGCCTCTAAATTCGTTTTGCTAGCTACAATAGCGTAGTTGATAAGCATTGTTCCTCACTTTACAGCTTAGGAGCTTAAGCAAATCTGCACGGCGCTCATGTCAGCATTCAAGAACACCGTATCAGACCTACATTGTTCCCCCTGACAAGTTTCCCAGGTCGGAAGATTTCTCACCTCTGGGTTGCTCTCCTTTTCTGctctatatatttctatataaatcttggcagcagcagcatcttttATGCAAAAAGACAGAACTGAAGTCCACGTTCTCTTTCTTGGCCATGTTGTCCCTCAGTAACATCAGTCCGTATTTGTCCTCAGTACATATTGTGCTGGGTTTATGCTGGTTTAACTGCAGGGAAATCAGATGCAATGGTTCCCTCCTATCTTCTTCATCCACTCACCACTGCTCATGGAGCCATCTGTGCTCCTGTTGATGGCCTTTGGTAGCTTTGCGGTAAACCGTGACCTCCTGCAGTACAGGTCAATTTCAACCACTTGCAGGATGACCACAATGGGGGCTGGTGTTCATGTCCTCAGTGTCTCGGGAGGGAAAGTGCCTGCAAGTTTTGGGCTGGATACATAAAAGAGGGTGCtggaaaagcagaagaggcaaaatCACAAAAACTGGAAAgcggaattttatttttaaaattaacctACAACCGTTTCAGCCCCTTCTTGTCATCCTGCTCCAATGTGCATTGGTAAAGAAGAGAGCACTTCTGTGGGGATCTTTCCTTACCCTGAGTCGTAAAcccagcttggcaggacacaagGTGGGAGGTGAATGTGGAGGACGCTCTGCGCACGGTGGGCAGGGTGGACTGGCAGACAAGTGCTCTGGGCTGAGAGAGGCACTGCGAGACCACGGGAGAGCAGCGGAGGGGCGGCAGGGCGAGGGCTGGCCGAATTGTGGGATCCCACTGATGAGGGAGAAACTGGGAGCCGATGCACTACATGAAGGGGATGATGGGGCAATAACATCTTCGGAGAGCTCAGAGCTGTGACTGAGAGCACAGCCTGCACATGCTATCTGCACACAAAAATGTGCACATGGCAATAGATTTGTGATCTTCAGCCTAAAGAAAGTTTCTAGGGGGAAGTCTGGATGAATCACCACCTCGTCATTGCAGGGTAAAGACACggagcagaaaagcagaaggaagaatttTGTCAAACACAGGAAATGCTCAGGTGGGTCACAGGGAGTTGTACATCTACTCTGGTAGCAGGTGACCTTTAGCATCAACAAGGCGAGGTCTCAGTAAGGTCAATTATCTTCAAAAATGGCCAGGTTGGAATTTCTTCTGAAATCCGCCTTGCTGTCCCCACTCCTGTTATCTCAGTGCTCTGAGCAGACACTGCTTTACACTTTCAACAATCCCATGTGTTGTATCTCCAgccattttgcatttaaattggTTCTgcatctcagaatcacagaatcacagaatggtcaaggttggaagggacctttggagatcatctagtccaactcccctgctcaagcaggctcacctagagcatgttccaaggattgtgtccagacagcttttgaatatctccaggcaaggagactccacaacctctctgggcaacctggcccagtgctctgtcaccctcacagtgaagaagtttctcatgttcagctggaactgtcCTTGTTTCAGTTTGCACCCATTACCTCTTGTGCTGTTGTTGGgctccactgaaaagagtctggctccatcctcttgacaccctcccttaacatgcttgtacatgttaataagatcccctctcagtcttctccaggctgaacaggcccagctctctcagcctctcctcataagagagatgctccagtcccctaatcatcttagcagcccttcgctggacttgctccagtagctccatgtctctcttgtattgaggagcCTAGCATTGGCCCCAGTgttccagatggggcctcagcagggctgaggagaggggaaggattacctcccagcagagggggaggattacctcccaaACTCCAGCTTGCCGAAGCAACAGTCACTGCTTTCAAGCCTCACagtcctccttgcccttcccaGCTGCATAGTTTGAAGCACAAAGAGATGGTGGCTCTTACTTTTCACCCTCAAATTTCATACAGACATGCACATTCTTCTTGCAGAAAACTTTTTGCTTTCTAAGCAAGGTGCTTCATTAGTGTCTTGCAACAGTGACCTGAAGGGGTTTAAATGCGTGTAGTTTAAATAAAGTTCTAAACCTTGgaaatttctcagttttcccCAATTCCGTGTCACATCTGTATTACTATTTAGTAGCCACCCAGAAATAAACCTCTTTGGGAGCTCTTATGCCTTCCTGACAAGCATTGCTATAAcccctcttttgtttttaaatgggatCTCAAGAGAGCGTGAGCCTGCTCTTTGCCAGCCTTGCCTGTGGCCATGACGTGGCACCTGTGAGCTCGCAGGGTGCATCAACAGGCAGCGAATAGTGTGGTACTTGTGTGCCCCCTTCACCATACCTTAGAGGGCAGCAGGAGTGAGGAGAGCCATTACCCGCAGGGTCCAAGAAGagatctcctcctccaggccaaGCTGGTGAAAGGATGGTCCGGCAGTACGTTCCCATGGGCATGTTCCCATGATGCCTTTAACAGAGGTGTGGGGCAGTAAACTCGAGCAAGAGAACAGAAACAAATAGTTGGGACAAAAATATCTTCTTACCAGCAAGGCTGTTGGAATAATGGGCGTCTAACAGAAACTTAGTGTTCCTCCCGTGGTCTTTGCCTGTGAAATCTCAGGAGTATGCGGCGCCGAATTTGCTTAGTTTTCACACTGTATACAATGGGGTTCATCACTGGGGGCACCAGCACATAGACATCAGCCATGAGGACATGCACCAGGGGAGAGGCATGTTTCCCAAACCGGTGGATCATGGAAATGCCAATCATGGGGACGTAGAAGATCAGG from Apteryx mantelli isolate bAptMan1 chromosome 1, bAptMan1.hap1, whole genome shotgun sequence includes:
- the LOC136991021 gene encoding olfactory receptor 51G1-like; amino-acid sequence: MATNGSSKPLMFLLTGFPGLENSHPWIAISISLMYLVAICGNCTILAIIQAEVSLHKPMYLFLAMLAVTDLCQVATTLPTMLRLFWFNSRAVSFDACATQMFFIHSLSGMESVILVAMAFDRFVAISNPLRYSLIMTNSRVAKIGLAMVFRAVLFTLPTPILLRLLRYCRVNTLSHSFCVHQDMMKLACSDRRVNIIYGLFAVLATFGIDSLLILLSYVIIVKTVSNIASGEERLRALDTCVSHLCAVLIFYIPLIGLTIVHRFGEHASPLVHILMGFIYVLIPPMPNPIVYSIKITQIRQRILKRLQSSPALCAR